In a single window of the Cydia amplana chromosome 4, ilCydAmpl1.1, whole genome shotgun sequence genome:
- the LOC134647401 gene encoding carbonyl reductase [NADPH] 3-like encodes MSQKVAVVTGSNKGIGLAVVKALCKRFDGTVYLTSRDEGRGKAAVAELNKLALKPAYHQLDVIDRKSIERFRDHIKKNHGGIDVLVNNAAVANSVALYNNYEECKYIVDINYKSLLTIQELLFPLVRNNGRIVNISSDCGHLSNIRNKYWIDRLSKKDLTVADINEFVDWFLESVKNDKFNYDDIADNGTVAAYRVAKVGVSALTMLQQKELEQRNISVNSMHPGLVRTDMTVGAGFYNTDEAAETPVYLALDAPQTLKGAYVWYDRKVLDWYDYKADWFFKTSTLKA; translated from the coding sequence ATGTCGCAAAAGGTAGCCGTCGTTACCGGTTCCAACAAGGGCATAGGACTAGCCGTCGTCAAGGCCCTCTGCAAGCGTTTCGATGGAACAGTCTACCTGACATCCAGGGACGAAGGCAGAGGCAAGGCAGCGGTAGCAGAACTCAACAAACTCGCACTCAAACCAGCCTATCACCAACTCGATGTCATCGATAGAAAAAGCATAGAACGATTCAGAGATCACATTAAGAAGAATCATGGAGGTATTGATGTTTTAGTCAACAACGCAGCCGTCGCTAACAGTGTCGCACTGTATAATAACTACGAGGAATGCAAATATATTGTAGACATCAATTATAAGAGCTTGCTGACCATTCAAGAATTACTGTTCCCGCTTGTAAGGAATAATGGAAGAATTGTAAACATCTCCAGCGATTGCGGACATTTGTCTAACATTAGAAATAAATACTGGATCGACAGACTATCGAAGAAAGATCTGACAGTTGCGGATATCAACGAATTCGTCGATTGGTTCTTAGAATCTGTGAAGAATGATAAATTCAACTACGATGACATTGCTGATAATGGGACTGTAGCTGCGTACAGAGTTGCTAAAGTTGGTGTTAGTGCATTAACTATGTTGCAGCAGAAGGAATTGGAACAACGTAATATTTCGGTCAATTCTATGCATCCTGGGTTGGTTAGAACTGACATGACGGTTGGCGCTGGGTTCTACAATACCGATGAGGCGGCAGAGACTCCTGTGTATTTGGCTCTAGATGCCCCCCAAACCCTGAAAGGGGCATACGTGTGGTACGACAGAAAGGTGTTAGATTGGTACGACTATAAGGCCGATTGGTTCTTTAAAACTAGCACTTTGAAGGcttaa